The Cervus elaphus chromosome 9, mCerEla1.1, whole genome shotgun sequence genomic interval CTTCTGTGAGCCCTGTTATCTGAGGAGCCGTGGGCAGCAGCTTAGAGGACCCCAGGTATAGCAGGAGCCACCCTGGCATCCATGTTccctcccagccaggctcctctctcaggACACTTTTGGGTACCCAGGGTCCTTCCTAGGAGGGCTTTGCCTATCTGCTGGGGCTCTGGGGGGTGTCCAGCTGACTGGCGGTGGGGAGCCAGCCAAGTGGCTGGGGGTGCCAAGCAGGGCTGGCAACTAACATTGCCTGAGGGAAGCCCGCCCCCTGGTGGCTAGTGTGCAGAGCAGGCTGGTCTAAGCCCTGTGAATGCTGGCAAGTAGGCACCATCTGCGGCTGGCCTCGGCCCGGCTCTCCAGCTGGCATGTGTCCTTCAGGCCCCATGGCCCTGTGCACCATCTTTGCCCTGTGATGTCACACACAGGGGCCAGTGGCTTCCACACAACTTTGCCAGGATGTCACACCTGTGCCATGAAGCTGGCAGGAACCAGCCTGCCCACAGACCAGCGGGACCTTTCCCCCATCCAGGAGGAGATACTGTCGTttcagtccaaagggtctcaccCGGCCACGTCTGCGGACATCTgtggttgtcacaactgggggGCTCCTGACAGTGAAGAGGTGGGGCAGTGATGTTGCTCCACACCCCACAGCACCCAGGATGCCCCCCAGAGAGTGACTAGCCCCAAGTCAgcagtgctgggggtgggggtgaccctGAAGTTGGGGCTCTTCTCCCTGCAGAGGACCCAGGCTGCTGAGATGTGGGATGTGGGCCCCCAGAGAGAGGAGTCCCCGTGCCCTGCAGCCTAcccacccagcccctgccccagacTCCAGCTGGGCCCAGCGACAGAGGCCCTTTCTGGCCAGGATTTCCAGAGCGTTCTGGTTTCTTGCCAATTCTGAacttcctgcttcctcctccccaggTCCCGCTGATGACTGGACAGCCCGGTCCTGGCCATGGGAAGAAGCTGGGTCATCGGGGTGTGGACGCATCTGGCGAAACCACCTACAAGAAGGTTCCTGCTCTGCCCTCAGTCAACGGGGGTGGGACAAGGAGGGGCCCCCGACATGTGCATGGGGCCCACGGAAGGTCAGGTGTGGGCCATTTGTGGCTGGAGGCTGCACCACCTGCCGCTCCTCAAGTCACTGTGGCCTTGACTGTGACTTTGGGCGAGAGGAAATTGCAGCTTCCTCCCGTCCCTTGGGAGCGGGGTGGAGTTGAGGTTGGGCCAGGGCTGTGTGCGGTGAGCTGGCCCCACTGCTGCTGGTCCTCTCCGCCTGGTCGCACCTCCCAAAAACACCCACCTCACTGAGAGCGAGTGTGTGCAGCGAGTGAGTCACCCTTCTGAAGTGTTCAGTTAGACGGTTTCTAGAATATTCAGGGCTATGCAGCCATCACCAGAGTCAATTTTAAAGCGTTTCCCTCACCTCAAAAGCCCTGTCCCCATTTGCCTCCCCCATCCCCTGACAACCAGGAATTCACTCTCTGTGTCTGGATCAGCCTGTTCCGGACGTTTCCCATCAGTGGAATCACACcctgtgtgtccttctgtgtctgcttctctcactgagcGTCGTGTCCTCAGGGTCCATCCACGTGGTAGTGGGTGTTAGggcttctttcctttttgtggctgagcgATGCTCCCATGGGTGGAGGGACCATGTTCTGTGTATCCACCCTCCGCTGAGGGACCCTTTCTGGCTGTTGTGACGGCTTGTGTCCAGGTGATTGTCGGGGCTACACTGCCCTCCCTGGGCCACAGTCCTAGCAGTGGAACCGCTGGAGCCCCCAGGGGGGGTCACAGGTAACCCTCGGAGGAGCTGCCACTCTGTCCACCGTGGCCATCCTGTTTTCCGTTCTTGCCAGCTGAGTGTGGGGACTCTACTCCCCGCCCCGTGTGGTGCTTGTCTGTCTGATCTGTCCCTCCCGGTGCATGGGCAGCAGGTCCCACTGTCTAGATTGGCACCTTCCTGGCACCTGGTGGTACCCAGCACCTTCTGTGCTCACCGGTCATCTGCACATCTCCTCTGGAGAGACATTCAGTCGATGTCATTTTGAGGGAATGGATTGAGGGGGGGCTTCAGGAGGAGGGGTGAGTGCTTGGGAAGGGCTTGTCCGTGCGATGGGCGTGCGGGGGACCGGAGTCGGTAACTTGAGGACCAAGGCGTCTTTCCTCGATGGTGGGCGTGTTGCTTAGGGCTCATGGTGATGGTAACGTGAATGGCAGTGCTGACAGATGGACAGGCAGCTGGTACTTCTCTAGGGAGGGTGGCAGGAGGGCCAGTGCCAGGGTGGAGGACTGGGATGCAGAGAGGCAGATCCCTTTGAGAgtagacagaaggagcctggatcTCAGAAGGGAGGCCTGGGCCTTGCTGGATGCTGTACTCCAGCTTCCCAAAAGAGAACCCTGGCAGTGGTAGACCCCCCGCCAAGTCGGGGCGGTTCTGAGCTCTAGGAACCTTCTAGAATGTGGACAGAAAACAGGCCACGGGGCCTCATGGTGGTGTTGGAACCTCAGTCAGGCCACTTCCTGGCCATGCGGTTATGCGGGGTGAGTGGTGGGCCCGAGGCCAGCATGTCTGTGACGGGCTTGGTGGGTGCTGCCTGGGGGCCCCTTGGAGGTCATGGGTGTTGGGGGCTGAGCCGCAGGCCAGATGCTGCCCCCTCCATCCTAAGGGGGCTTCCCATCCTGTCTCTGACCATGGCAGCCAAGGGGTGGGCCCCAGGGGTCTTGATGCAGCTGGGTTTCCCGCAGACCACGTCCTCTACCCTGAAGGGGGCCATCCAGCTGGGCATCGGCTACACCGTGGGCAACCTGAGCTCCAAGCCGGAGCGCGACGTGCTCATGCAGGACTTCTATGTGGTGGAGAGCATCTTCTTCCCCAGGTACCCTGCCCGCCCGCTCCAAGCCCTCTGCACTCTCCCTGCACACACAACCCCCACCCCGGCTGTTCTTTCGGCCTTTTTCTCTGCTGGTAATGGCTCCGGCCCCTCGGGAGCTCCCCTTGCCTTTGAGGTACAGTCCTGTGCCAGTCAGGATGTTTGCTGCTGAATCAGAGATGCAATAGAATGGCAGTCAACTCTTAGAAAGAGAGGAAGACAAGtttgttgtttctctctttctaatatgtgtgtgtacctacacacacacacacacagtccaagGTTGGAAGATTGGTCAGGTGGCTCCATGATGTTGCTGGGCCCAGATTCCTTCTGGTTTCTCCACCATCTATGCTGCTTTTACAAACCAGTGACTGCAAGAGCTGCCCAGGCTCCTGCCATCACACCTGCGTTCCAACCacaggaaagagaaggagagcACATGCCCCTGCCCTTTAACGGCATGACTAGGAAAAGACCCAAGTCATTCTCCGCCCTTTATGGGATTGGCCAAGTACAGCACCCTGATCATGCCTGGCTGTGGAAGAGGCTGGCAGTGGTCTTATTCTGGGTGGCCATGTGTACACCCCATACTGTGGGCTAatgaaggaaggggagggtgatCACTGGAGGAGAGCCCGAGACTGGCCACAGCCCTTTGACCTGTGTCCAGCATGGGAGTCCCATGTCACTTTTTGGGTTGGCTATTTGGGTGCCTTGGGGCTGGGCCTGGGCGGGCAGGCGGGCTGTCGGTGGGGGAAGGGAGCGTACACAGGCCTGGGTACCTCACAGTCTCCCCCCTGCTTCCTCTGCAGTGAAGGCAGCAACCTCACTCCCGCCCATCACTTCCAGGACTTCAGGTTTAAGACCTATGCGCCTGTTGCCTTCCGCTACTTCCGGGAGCTCTTTGGGATTCGGCCAGACGACTACTTGGTGAGTGTGTCCTCGGCAGCCACTGTGTCACACGGTCACCCACTTGAGCCTTGGCTCGGGGGCTTAGATTGCCACTTGCTTGTCGTCCTCGGCCTCCATGGGGCAGGGATGTGGCTGCAGCATTGCTGGGCTCCTTGCTCAGGTTGTCATGCAGGGCTGGGCTGTGGCCTCAGGTGGATTCAACTGCATCGGGTCTCTTCCAAACCCCTGGTGTCATTAGCCAGGCTCCGTCCTTGCTGGCCAGGCCTTCCATTCCTTCCAGACACTACGGTCTCCTGTGTGATTATCACATGGAGCCAACCGTGACCACTTCCGGGATCAGCCACCAGCCCCTGGGCCTGTGGGGTGTCGGTGACCACCCCACCCATTCACCATCCCCTTTTCAGTACTCGCTGTGCAACGAGCCACTTATTGAGCTGTCTAACCCCGGTGCCAGCGGCTCCCTGTTCTACGTCACCAGCGACGACGAATTCATCATCAAGACGGTGATGCACAAGGAGGCCGAGTTCCTGCAGAAGCTGCTGCCTGGCTACTACATGGTGGGGAGCCTGGCCGCCCCTGGACGTAGGCCTTCCTCCCTCTGCTGAGGAGCTCCGGGCATCCCCACGTTGGGAACTACCCCTCCTGGGAACCACCCCCTCTAGGAACTGTCCCCTCTATGCAGGCCTTGACTGGCCGTCCTGGGTCACCGAGCCTCACCCGCAGGACCCCCTCACGTGGCGAGCAGGAATAGCCATCTGGGCCTTGGTGGCCATCCCCCACCACCTACCTCCCAGAAATCATGGGTTTGGGCCTCAAGTCTCAACAGCCAGTGACTCAGACAGGCACTGAGGAGGAACTGGGCTATCAGCTGGCACTCAGGCCCCTGAGGGTGTGGGAGCAGGCACCTCAGACTTCCTGGCCCCCAGGGGTGGGGGTCCTGATTCACACCCAGACGGGACATGAGGACCCCTGCCTGAGGGCCAGCCTTCCCTGCTGCCTGGCAGGCgtggccaggccctgggcaaCTTTGCACACAAAGTTGTGTGCAACAAAGTTGTGACCCGTCCCCCACCCTGTAACCCGCCCCACCATATATGATCCTGGGTGGGATCCTCAGCTCCCCTaggtcaggggtcagcaaacattttctgtgaaacatgagaaaacaaacattttcagctttgtgagcgcagcctctgtctcctctgctcCGCTCTAGCAAGAAAGCTGCCGCAGACAGGGAGAGAGCAAGTGACCCCGGCTGAGTGCCGATAGAACTGCCATGTGCgtttcatgtaattttcacatgccacagaacactattttttgtttagttttatcaGCTTCCTAACAATGTAAAACCATTCTTAGTTCCCAGCTGTACAAAGACAAgtggcctgggacttccctgatgttccagggactccatgcttctaatgcagggggcacaggttcaatccctggtcagggaactaggatcctataTGCTAcaaggcacagtcaaaaaaattaaaaaaaaaaaaaaaaaaaaagacaaatggccTGACGCCTAGAGGCCAACTAACCCCCATCCCTCCAGGGCAGACTGGGGAGgtgagagacctgggtctgacctcctgggaaaccaggccCAACTCCTTGGGAAGTCCCCTGGGGCCCTTTATGGAAAGGCCACCTCTCCCTGGGCCTGGCCTTGTAGAAACAGACCCTCCTGGCACTTTCGGTCAGGTGGGGCGATGAGGAGTTCAGCTGACCGGGTGCTAGGGGCAAGGAGAGAGGGCAGGCCTCAGGGAGGTGGTCAGGGTGGGCTTCCTGAAGAGGTGGCCTCTGGCCTGAGCTCTAAGGAGCAAGCCACAGGGTGCTGTGTGGGGTCCCAGCAAGACTCCTGGTGTCCTCTACAtctgccctctcccctccacctgccctctcccctccaccAGAACCTCAACCAGAACCCCCGGACACTGCTGCCCAAGTTCTATGGGCTATACTGCGTGCAGTCAGGCGGCAAGAACATCCGTGTGGTGGTGATGAACAATGTGCTGCCACGCGTGGTCAAGATGCACCTTAAGTTCGATCTCAAAGGCTCCACGTACAAGCGGCGGGCCagcaagaaggagaaggaaaagagcatCCCCACCTACAAGGACCTGGACTTCATTCAGGACATGCCCGAGGGGCTAATGCTTGATGCCGACACCTTCTCTGCACTCGTCAAGACGCTGCAGCGAGACTGCCTGGTGAGGCGCGGCCGGCTGGTCGCCTGGGATCCCATGTCTGAGCCCCGTCCTCCTAGCTGTGCAGTGGGGACGCGGGGAGAAGCGAGCGCCGTGTGAGCCGGGGaggtgccccacccccacccctgccccacaggCTGTGTTCTGCTGCCAGAGCCTCCGGGCAGCCTGAGGTTTTCAGGGCTCAACTCAGGGTGCACCTCAGGGCTTGCCTGGCCTGAGTGTTTAAGTGTTTAAGACTTtgagcttctactgcaggggacagaggttcgatccctgatcagggaactaatatcctgcatgcctgtggcacagccaaaacaaaagcaaagctgAAAAAACTTAAGGCTCTCCTTAGACCCGGCAGTTGGCAGCAGACCCAGGTCTGTGCAGCCACCCTCCTCCACAGGCAGGTATCTCTTAGGGAGAAAGAAGGCTTGCCAGGCTCATCCCAGGCCTTGCTACTGTggtccaccccacccctcatTGGCCTCAAAGGCGAGGATACGGAGGTCTGGAGGGGGTTCAGGTCAGGCCTGGGTCCTCCAGGGTCTGCCCTGCACCCCTGGCTCCCAGACACCTCAGAAAACCACCAGCCATCTCTGGGTCCCACGGCTTCCAGGCCCCATCCCCAGTGTCCATGTGTCCACGTCCTGGGCTGCACCTCATGGTCTGGAGCTGGGTGGGGTGGCCAGTAAACTGGGCTTCTGAAcccgggcaggggtgggggtgtggggctgGCTCGGAGGCACCCTGACCTCAGGTCAGGAGCCATGCCCCAGGCCCACCCACCGTGGTCCATTTACCCTCTTGGGCCTGTTGCTCACCTGATTGGTAAAATGGGATGAGGACCTCCCCACCTGGCCGTGGGGACTCAGTGGACACAGACCTGGATGCAGCTCAGCCTCAGCACCAGCCAGGGTCAAGGTACCGGGACAGAGTCGGCCGACCCCTGACCTCTATTCCCGCAGGTGCTGGAGAGCTTCAAgatcatggactacagcctgctcCTGGGCGTCCACAACATCGACCAGCAGGAGCGCGAGCGGCAGGCTGAGGGCGCCCAGAGCACAGCTGACGAGAAGCGGCCGCTGGGCCAGAAGGcgctctactccacagccatggagTCCATCCAGGGTGGCGCCGCACGCGGGGAGGCCATCGAGACAGATGACACGTAggtgctggggctgggggagcttTCAGTTCTCATCTCTGCCCCGGCTCCCTTGCCAGGCGAGAAGCAGgcaagggggaggaggagggggagccttgaggaaggtgaaagggACAAGGCCAAGTCCAGAATCTGGCAGGTTCCTGGTTTCTGGTTTGTAAGCCAGCAGTgcccacccatccccaccccctggGCCCTGCGAGTTAGATATTGGGCGCACAGCTATGGCTGGGTGTTCTGACCCTGGCATCCGACTCAGTCAGTCAGTAGACGGAGGTCACTGGCCAGCCCTGTGGGAAACACAGGTACCCCCGCCCTGGACCCAGGGGAGTTAAAGCCTCACCATAGGCAGCAAAGCTGGAAAGGTATTGGAAGGCAGCCAGGAGAGGTGGAAAGGGCTGGGCACGAGGGACCCTTTCACAGCAAGATCCCTGCCCAGGACCCCGGGGAGGAGGGGTGCGGGGGCTGAGAACGTTTCTTCCCTAGTGATGCCAGGTGGCTGTGGGAGCAGCCAGGTCAAACGGTCCAGAGGAGAGTGTGCCCTCTGACCCCCCAAACAGCCAACCTGGTCCTGCCCTCGGGGCTCAGGCACAGAGACAGACTCACGGGGCATCTCTACCCCCACCCCATGCAGGCCCCGGTCACTCTTTGGGTGTCCCGGGCACTGTGAGGGGTGGAGCAGCATTCCTGACCATGGTTGTGACAATCACGACTGTCCCCAGCCAGCACCAGTGTCCCCAGGGACGGTCACCCCCGATGGGAACCGCTGCTGTAGACAGGTGTCACAATTGACCCTGTATCACCATGCACAAACCACATGGGGGCTGGCTGGACCCTCCACGTCCAGACCTCGTCCAGTCCTTGCAGGGGGTGGTAGCCATCAGAGTGCACAGCCAGCTGGGGGACAGGCTAACGCTCAGCCACCAAACCGGGCCACCAGCTGAAGGGCCTGCCTGGAATGAGTGGGGGGGACCTGCGTGGGCCCAGAGCTCAGCCGTCTGGCCTTTGTAGGGTTGGTGCCAGGCCAGGCGAGACGGCAGGTGCGAAGGTGAGCGCAGTGTGGAGTGCGGCTGGCAGAGCCTGTGGGGGGCCTGGGCGTGCAGGAAGCTGCTGCCTCGTGGGCCCCACTAACTGCACGGGTGGGCTTGGCCTGGGGCTGCAGCGGCTTTAACTCCCCAGCCTGCGCCCGAAGCCCAGCCTTGCCTGGGTGTGTATGTGCTCGTGCATGCACCTatgtgcgtgtgtgagtgtgcaaGCTCCGCGTGTGCACGTGTGGGTGTGCATGCACCTGTGTATGTGTGCAAGCTCCGCGTGTGCACGTGTGGGTATGCGTGTACTTGAGTCTCGTTGCCCGGACCCTGTGGCAGCCTCTGGCCCGCGTTGACTCAGTGAGCAGGCCAGGCAGGCCACCCGATCCCTCTTCGTGGTGGCCTTCCCAGGTGTCAGGCCCCTCTCCGGGGGCCCGGCCAGGTGGCCACCTACAGGGAGTGTGTGGATCCTCAAGCCCTGAGCTCCATCACGCCTGCCTGCTCATCCCTCTTGTCTCAGTGCCACTAAGGCTCAGACCAGGTACCCCTGGCTTGGGGCTTTAGGCCGCCTCCGGCCTGTGCTCCTGATAGACAGGGCTCATCCCTGGGCTGGCTCCATGGGTGCTGACAGTCTTGACCCCTCTCCTCAGGATGGGGGGGATCCCCGCTGTGAATGGTCGAGGAGAGCGGCTGCTTCTGCACATCGGAATCATCGACATCCTGCAGTCCTACAGGTGGGTCACTGCCCCCCTATCCTGCCGGGCTGGGTGCATGCCCCTGGCCCGACTTCCCCACTCCCCAGTGAGAGCCTGGTCGGGGACAGGTCAGGGCTGGCACAGGGCAGGGTAGAGAGTGGGGTGTCACTGGCTGACTGTGGGCCCTGCTATGTGCCAAGACTGGGTTACCTCATCTCCTGCTGGTGTCTCCCTCCCAGCGTGGAGCAGAGCAGGCAGCTTTCCAAGCAATGGGTGAGGGTTTCCGTGGAGACCCGGGTGGGGCAAGGTGGGCAAGACAGCCCAGGGCAGGCAGCCAGAGCTCATCCCAGGGCAGGCGTGTGTATCAAGGAGGATATCCTTCCCCCTGCAGCCCAGAGGCGTTTTGGGGGGCTGCCTGGAGGCGGCAATGTGCTCCCCAGCCCAGGTGTGGTACAGGGGCATGGCTGAGGCACTGGGCGCTCCCTCCAGCAGGGAGGAGACAGGCTCAGCCTGGGCCAAGGGAGCAAGGAAGGGCGGGCTCTGTCCCCCATGGAGGGCCACGCACCGCAGCCTTTCCACTTCCTCCTGCAGAGTAGCAGCAATGGGAGCAGCCAGCCAATGGGGAGGGGTCAAGGGGCCCGGAAAGAGCAGGGTGGCCTCTGACTGGTGCAGCAGGTGGCCTGGTTCCTCTCGACCAGGGCTTCTCCGCCCCCTAGATGCCAGGAACGTTCCCAGTCATAATGACCGCAAAGGTCCCTGGAGACTACCTGTGTGCCCTGGGATGAGCTCGCCTGGAAGAGACCTCCTCCGGACCTGGAGGTGTGACTGATGTCCTGGGCATTTTCTCCTCTGCAGGTTCATCAAGAAGCTGGAACACACCTGGAAGGCTCTCGTCCACGATGGCGTGAGCATCCTCCACTTGTTCATTCTGTCTAGCCATCCGCAAACATCCTGACCATCACCCTGGCCCAGACCTGAGTGCTAAAGAGCCGAGGGACACGTCCATTTTTCTGGAGCCACAGTAACAGGCCAGGGGCTCAGGGCCAAGACAAGGCAGTGAGGCAGCCATGGGATCCTTGCACCAGGGGCCCGAGCCATCTGTGAGGGTACAGGCTTAGCATACAGGCTTCCTGAGGGACGGGACTGGGGGCCCCAAGTGAGTTAGAAGTGAGGACAGGCTGGGAAAGTCAGGGGCCAGTCAGGCAGGGAACATTCTGGAAGTGTGTGGTATGGAGGGGGTCTTGGGCAGCACTGCACAGCTCTGACCCTGCTGACCCTGCAGGTTGGGCCCGCTTACACAGTTGGgctcagttgttaaaaaaaagcTGGAAATTCGTGTCTTCCTGTGAGCACAGCCTACCCGTAAACCCTTGCAGTGAATTACTTCAAAGTGTAAAATACTGTGAGGACCAACTGCTGGGGTTAAACTGTCCATCTGTGGCCCTAGTCCAGCTGTGGACCCTCAGGCAGAGGCCTCTCCCGCTGTAGCTTCCACAGGCCAGTTCGTTCTTGAGTGCTGAgggctgtctgtgtgtgtgcagtctGCAAAACCCAAGGTCCCAACAGCCTCCCCCACTACGCCTCAGAGTGTTTCGAGGGTCCGGGGGAGCTTTCAGAATGTTCCCTCCTGGGTGGGGCTGGCCGGAAACCCTTTTGTGCGGTGAACCCACAGCAGAGGGGAAAGCAGATGGAGGGGTCGCAACCCTGTCAGAAGATCGAAGTCAGCTCCAGAGGGACCCAAAAGTAACCATCCAGGGgtttccctagcagtccagtggttaagactcccagctCCCATGATGGGGGGCACAAGtttagtccctggttggggaactaagatcccgtttGCCATGCATGCACCATGGCCCCAAAAAAGTAATCATCCAGGTGTGTGAAACCTGAGACTGGTAGGGTGGCGCCACGGTACTGGGGGCCAGCTTCTTCCTGTGTGTCCCCATACGCCCCAGGCATTGCCCTTGGGCCCTGGCCCAGATGGCAGCCCCCATTTTGGCTCCAGCCAGAGAGAGAGGCATCTTCCTCTTGGGGCGGAGAGACTCT includes:
- the PIP5K1C gene encoding phosphatidylinositol 4-phosphate 5-kinase type-1 gamma isoform X2; protein product: MELEVPDEAESAEARAVTSEAAWAAESGATAGSAQKKTTPAEVPLMTGQPGPGHGKKLGHRGVDASGETTYKKGAIQLGIGYTVGNLSSKPERDVLMQDFYVVESIFFPSEGSNLTPAHHFQDFRFKTYAPVAFRYFRELFGIRPDDYLYSLCNEPLIELSNPGASGSLFYVTSDDEFIIKTVMHKEAEFLQKLLPGYYMNLNQNPRTLLPKFYGLYCVQSGGKNIRVVVMNNVLPRVVKMHLKFDLKGSTYKRRASKKEKEKSIPTYKDLDFIQDMPEGLMLDADTFSALVKTLQRDCLVLESFKIMDYSLLLGVHNIDQQERERQAEGAQSTADEKRPLGQKALYSTAMESIQGGAARGEAIETDDTMGGIPAVNGRGERLLLHIGIIDILQSYRFIKKLEHTWKALVHDGDTVSVHRPSFYAERFFKFMSNTVFRKNSSLKSSPSKKGRGALLAVKPLGPTAAFSASQIPSEREDAQYDLRGARSYPTLEDEGRPDLLPCTPPSFEEATTASIATTLSSTSLSIPERSPSESSEQPRYRRRTQSSGQDGRPQEETHAEEDLQQITVQVEPACSVEIVVPKEEDAGEGASPACASAAVEAETASQASEPASQASDEEDAPATDIYFFTDGRYWIYSPRHRRLRAVTLSSSGTPTDERSWVYSPLHYSTQAQPASDGESDT
- the PIP5K1C gene encoding phosphatidylinositol 4-phosphate 5-kinase type-1 gamma isoform X3 gives rise to the protein MELEVPDEAESAEARAVTSEAAWAAESGATAGSAQKKTTPAEVPLMTGQPGPGHGKKLGHRGVDASGETTYKKTTSSTLKGAIQLGIGYTVGNLSSKPERDVLMQDFYVVESIFFPSEGSNLTPAHHFQDFRFKTYAPVAFRYFRELFGIRPDDYLYSLCNEPLIELSNPGASGSLFYVTSDDEFIIKTVMHKEAEFLQKLLPGYYMNLNQNPRTLLPKFYGLYCVQSGGKNIRVVVMNNVLPRVVKMHLKFDLKGSTYKRRASKKEKEKSIPTYKDLDFIQDMPEGLMLDADTFSALVKTLQRDCLVLESFKIMDYSLLLGVHNIDQQERERQAEGAQSTADEKRPLGQKALYSTAMESIQGGAARGEAIETDDTMGGIPAVNGRGERLLLHIGIIDILQSYRFIKKLEHTWKALVHDGDTVSVHRPSFYAERFFKFMSNTVFRKNSSLKSSPSKKGRGALLAVKPLGPTAAFSASQIPSEREDAQYDLRGARSYPTLEDEGRPDLLPCTPPSFEEATTASIATTLSSTSLSIPERSPSESSEQPRYRPQEETHAEEDLQQITVQVEPACSVEIVVPKEEDAGEGASPACASAAVEAETASQASEPASQASDEEDAPATDIYFFTDGRYWIYSPRHRRLRAVTLSSSGTPTDERSWVYSPLHYSTQAQPASDGESDT
- the PIP5K1C gene encoding phosphatidylinositol 4-phosphate 5-kinase type-1 gamma isoform X6 produces the protein MELEVPDEAESAEARAVTSEAAWAAESGATAGSAQKKTTPAEVPLMTGQPGPGHGKKLGHRGVDASGETTYKKTTSSTLKGAIQLGIGYTVGNLSSKPERDVLMQDFYVVESIFFPSEGSNLTPAHHFQDFRFKTYAPVAFRYFRELFGIRPDDYLYSLCNEPLIELSNPGASGSLFYVTSDDEFIIKTVMHKEAEFLQKLLPGYYMNLNQNPRTLLPKFYGLYCVQSGGKNIRVVVMNNVLPRVVKMHLKFDLKGSTYKRRASKKEKEKSIPTYKDLDFIQDMPEGLMLDADTFSALVKTLQRDCLVLESFKIMDYSLLLGVHNIDQQERERQAEGAQSTADEKRPLGQKALYSTAMESIQGGAARGEAIETDDTMGGIPAVNGRGERLLLHIGIIDILQSYRFIKKLEHTWKALVHDGDTVSVHRPSFYAERFFKFMSNTVFRKNSSLKSSPSKKGRGALLAVKPLGPTAAFSASQIPSEREDAQYDLRGARSYPTLEDEGRPDLLPCTPPSFEEATTASIATTLSSTSLSIPERSPSESSEQPRYRRRTQSSGQDGRPQEETHAEEDLQQITVQVEPACSVEIVVPKEEDAGEGASPACASAAVEAETASQASEPASQASDEEDAPATDIYF
- the PIP5K1C gene encoding phosphatidylinositol 4-phosphate 5-kinase type-1 gamma isoform X4 — protein: MELEVPDEAESAEARAVTSEAAWAAESGATAGSAQKKTTPAEVPLMTGQPGPGHGKKLGHRGVDASGETTYKKTTSSTLKGAIQLGIGYTVGNLSSKPERDVLMQDFYVVESIFFPSEGSNLTPAHHFQDFRFKTYAPVAFRYFRELFGIRPDDYLYSLCNEPLIELSNPGASGSLFYVTSDDEFIIKTVMHKEAEFLQKLLPGYYMNLNQNPRTLLPKFYGLYCVQSGGKNIRVVVMNNVLPRVVKMHLKFDLKGSTYKRRASKKEKEKSIPTYKDLDFIQDMPEGLMLDADTFSALVKTLQRDCLVLESFKIMDYSLLLGVHNIDQQERERQAEGAQSTADEKRPLGQKALYSTAMESIQGGAARGEAIETDDTMGGIPAVNGRGERLLLHIGIIDILQSYRFIKKLEHTWKALVHDGDTVSVHRPSFYAERFFKFMSNTVFRKNSSLKSSPSKKGRGALLAVKPLGPTAAFSASQIPSEREDAQYDLRGARSYPTLEDEGRPDLLPCTPPSFEEATTASIATTLSSTSLSIPERSPSESSEQPRYRRRTQSSGQDGRPQEETHAEEDLQQITVQVEPACSVEIVVPKEEDAGEGASPACASAAVEAETASQASEPASQASDEEDAPATDIYFPTDERSWVYSPLHYSTQAQPASDGESDT
- the PIP5K1C gene encoding phosphatidylinositol 4-phosphate 5-kinase type-1 gamma isoform X1, whose amino-acid sequence is MELEVPDEAESAEARAVTSEAAWAAESGATAGSAQKKTTPAEVPLMTGQPGPGHGKKLGHRGVDASGETTYKKTTSSTLKGAIQLGIGYTVGNLSSKPERDVLMQDFYVVESIFFPSEGSNLTPAHHFQDFRFKTYAPVAFRYFRELFGIRPDDYLYSLCNEPLIELSNPGASGSLFYVTSDDEFIIKTVMHKEAEFLQKLLPGYYMNLNQNPRTLLPKFYGLYCVQSGGKNIRVVVMNNVLPRVVKMHLKFDLKGSTYKRRASKKEKEKSIPTYKDLDFIQDMPEGLMLDADTFSALVKTLQRDCLVLESFKIMDYSLLLGVHNIDQQERERQAEGAQSTADEKRPLGQKALYSTAMESIQGGAARGEAIETDDTMGGIPAVNGRGERLLLHIGIIDILQSYRFIKKLEHTWKALVHDGDTVSVHRPSFYAERFFKFMSNTVFRKNSSLKSSPSKKGRGALLAVKPLGPTAAFSASQIPSEREDAQYDLRGARSYPTLEDEGRPDLLPCTPPSFEEATTASIATTLSSTSLSIPERSPSESSEQPRYRRRTQSSGQDGRPQEETHAEEDLQQITVQVEPACSVEIVVPKEEDAGEGASPACASAAVEAETASQASEPASQASDEEDAPATDIYFFTDGRYWIYSPRHRRLRAVTLSSSGTPTDERSWVYSPLHYSTQAQPASDGESDT
- the PIP5K1C gene encoding phosphatidylinositol 4-phosphate 5-kinase type-1 gamma isoform X5, with translation MTAGSAQKKTTPAEVPLMTGQPGPGHGKKLGHRGVDASGETTYKKTTSSTLKGAIQLGIGYTVGNLSSKPERDVLMQDFYVVESIFFPSEGSNLTPAHHFQDFRFKTYAPVAFRYFRELFGIRPDDYLYSLCNEPLIELSNPGASGSLFYVTSDDEFIIKTVMHKEAEFLQKLLPGYYMNLNQNPRTLLPKFYGLYCVQSGGKNIRVVVMNNVLPRVVKMHLKFDLKGSTYKRRASKKEKEKSIPTYKDLDFIQDMPEGLMLDADTFSALVKTLQRDCLVLESFKIMDYSLLLGVHNIDQQERERQAEGAQSTADEKRPLGQKALYSTAMESIQGGAARGEAIETDDTMGGIPAVNGRGERLLLHIGIIDILQSYRFIKKLEHTWKALVHDGDTVSVHRPSFYAERFFKFMSNTVFRKNSSLKSSPSKKGRGALLAVKPLGPTAAFSASQIPSEREDAQYDLRGARSYPTLEDEGRPDLLPCTPPSFEEATTASIATTLSSTSLSIPERSPSESSEQPRYRRRTQSSGQDGRPQEETHAEEDLQQITVQVEPACSVEIVVPKEEDAGEGASPACASAAVEAETASQASEPASQASDEEDAPATDIYFFTDGRYWIYSPRHRRLRAVTLSSSGTPTDERSWVYSPLHYSTQAQPASDGESDT